Within the Gammaproteobacteria bacterium genome, the region GCGTCAGGCTAAGCGTCGGCAGCAGGCTGATATCGCTGGCGCCTACGGCGGCATCGGGGCCACCGCCCAGCAAGCCGGCCAGCGGCGGCAGCAGCACCAACACCAGCACCATGACCAGGTCTTCGACGATGAGACAGCCGACCGCGATGCGGCCATTGACCGACTCCAGCACGCCGTGGCTCTCCAGCGCTTTCAGCAGTACCACCGTACTGGCCACCGAGAGCGAAAGACCGAACACAACGCCGGCGCCAAGACTCCAGCCCCAATACTGGGTCACACCCAGACCGAGCGCGGTCGCCACAATGATCTGGACAATCGCGCCGGGCAAGGCGATGCGGCGCACCGCCATCAGATCATCTAAGGAAAAGTGCAGCCCGACACC harbors:
- a CDS encoding cation:proton antiporter — protein: MPHSVSLITTIAAALGLALIMGFLAARLKLPPLVGYLIAGVMIGPATPGFVADVELSNQLAEIGVMLMMFGVGLHFSLDDLMAVRRIALPGAIVQIIVATALGLGVTQYWGWSLGAGVVFGLSLSVASTVVLLKALESHGVLESVNGRIAVGCLIVEDLVMVLVLVLLPPLAGLLGGGPDAAVGASDISLLPTLSLT